Proteins encoded together in one Carya illinoinensis cultivar Pawnee chromosome 3, C.illinoinensisPawnee_v1, whole genome shotgun sequence window:
- the LOC122304140 gene encoding callose synthase 7-like isoform X4: MANELNEILHISVSAVSGATYQRTTRDEEYFLREIISPIYQVLLKEVKRNKGGKESHSVWRNYDDLNEYFWSDRCFRLKWPMDLKADFFRHSDTTKPANMRFNQTVDGKRKPKTNFVEVRTFLHLYRSFDRMWIFLILAFQVMVIVGWSPSGSLAALFDADVFRSVLSIFITSAFLNLLQATLDIIFSWNAWKSLKFSQIIRYLLKFAIAAAWAVVLPIGYSSSVQNPTGLVKFFSSWAGDWRNQSFYNYAVALYLVPNILAAILFLLPPLRRTMERSNWRIITLLMWWAQPKLYVGRGMHEDMFSLLKYTLFWILLLISKLAFSYYVEVLPLVGPTKLIMEIPISNYQWHEFFPNVTHNIGVVIAIWAPIVLVYFMDAQIWYAIFSTLFGGIHGAFSHLGEIRTLGMLRSRFAAVPSAFCERLVPLLNKEKKGNYLDPTQERKNIASFSQVWNGFINSMREEDLISNRDRDLLLVPYSSNVITVIQWPPFLLASKIPIALDMAKDFKGNDDDLFKKIKSDDYMISAVIECYETLRDIISGLLEDERDNMILEEICRQIDSSIKDKKLLSNFKMSELPQLSEKLEKFLKLLQADEEKISEAQIINVLQDIMEIITRDIMATENQVLETAHHGSKEEQRFEKLDIDRMLEKSCRDKVRRLYLLLTVKESAINVPQNLEARRRITFFANSLFMTMPSAPKVRKMMPFSVLTPYYKEEVLYSEEALKEENEDGISVLFYLQKIYPDEWINLQERIGDTIREDTIRKDREDRENLQERIEDTIRKDREDREKAKMDLICEWVSYRGQTLARTVRGMMYYRKALELQCFLDSAGDNDIYGGYQSSDLSERTKKALNDRTLALADLKFTYVVSCQVYGNQKKSDDPKDKSCYSNILNLMLNYPSLRVAYIDEGEEKVNGKTQKLYFSVLVKGGEKYDEEVYRIKLPGRPVDIGEGKPENQNHAIIFTRGEALQTIDMNQDNYFEEAFKMRNVLEEFLKRRRSQRQPTILGLREHIFTGSVSSLAWFMSNQETSFVTIGQRILANPLRVRFHYGHPDIFDRIFHITRGGISKASKVINLSEDIFAGYNSTLRGGFITHHEYIQVGKGRDVGMNQISLFEAKVANGNGEQTLSRDVYRLGRRFDFYRMLSFYFTTVGFYFSSMVTVLTVYVFLYGRLYMVMSGLEKEILENTSIRQSKALEEALATQSVFQLGLLLVLPMVMEIGLEKGFRTALGDFIIMQLQLASVFFTFQLGTKAHYYGRTILHGGSKYRATGRGFVVFHAKFADNYRMYSRSHFVKGLELFILLVVYEVYGESYRSSSLYLFITFSMWFLVASWLFAPFLFNPSGFDWQKTVDDWTDWKRWMGNRGGIGIAPDKSWESWWNEEQEHLKHTNIRGRLLEMILAFRFFVYQYGIVYHLDIAHHSKSILVYALSWLVMVTALLVLKMVSMGRRRFGTDFQLMFRILKALLFLGFISVMTVLFVVCGLTVSDLFAAILAFTPTGWALVLIGQACRTLLNRVGFWESVKELARGYEYIMGLIIFMPTAILSWFPFVSEFQTRLLFNQAFSRGLQISMILAGRKDKTH, translated from the exons ATGGCCAATGAACTCAATGAGATCCTGCATATAAGCGTCAGCGCTGTCAGTGGAGCCACATACCAAAGAACAACACGTGatgaagaatattttttgaggGAAATCATAAGCCCTATCTACCAAGTCCTGCTTAAG GAAGTTAAGAGAAACAAAGGAGGCAAGGAAAGCCATTCAGTATGGAGAAATTATGATGATCTAAACGAGTACTTCTG GTCTGACAGATGTTTCAGACTGAAGTGGCCAATGGACCTCAAAGCAGACTTTTTTCGGCATTCCGATACGACAAAACCTGCAAACATG AGATTTAATCAAACTGTTGATGGAAAGAGGAAGCCGAAAACAAATTTTGTGGAAGTCCGTACTTTTTTGCACCTTTACAGAAGTTTTGATCGAATGTGGATATTTCTTATTTTGGCTTTCCAG GTAATGGTAATTGTTGGCTGGAGTCCTTCGGGATCTCTTGCTGCTCTATTTGATGCAGATGTCTTCAGAAGTGTTTTGAGCATATTCATTACTTCTGCTTTTCTTAATCTTCTGCAAG CCACTCTGGATATAATTTTTAGTTGGAATgcttggaagagtttgaaattcAGCCAAATAATACGATATCTTCTGAAGTTTGCAATAGCGGCTGCGTGGGCTGTGGTTCTGCCAATTGGTTATTCCAGTTCAGTGCAGAACCCAACAGGATTGGTGAAGTTCTTCAGTAGCTGGGCTGGGGATTGGAGGAATCagtcattttataattatgctGTTGCACTTTATTTGGTGCCCAATATACTTGCTGCTATACTGTTTTTACTTCCACCTTTACGGAGAACCATGGAACGTTCAAACTGGCGAATTATCACTCTTCTTATGTGGTGGGCTCAG CCCAAACTTTATGTGGGAAGAGGCATGCACGAGGACATGTTTTCACTGCTTAA ATATACACTGTTTTGGATTCTGTTGCTAATCAGCAAGCTAGCATTTAGCTACTATGTCgag GTACTGCCACTAGTTGGACCAACAAAGTTGATTATGGAGATTCCAATCAGTAACTATCAGTGGCATGAGTTCTTTCCAAATG TAACACATAATATCGGCGTTGTTATTGCGATATGGGCTCCAATTGTCCTT GTTTATTTTATGGATGCGCAAATATGGTATGCCATATTTTCTACTCTATTTGGTGGGATTCATGGAGCCTTCAGCCATTTGGGTGAG ATACGGACACTTGGAATGTTACGATCCAGATTTGCAGCTGTACCCTCAGCTTTCTGTGAACGTCTTGTGCCATTactaaataaggaaaaaaaagggaattacttg GATCCAACGCAAGAACGGAAGAACATTGCTAGTTTTTCTCAGGTGTGGAATGGGTTCATAAATTCCATGCGCGAGGAAGACCTGATTAGCAATAG GGACAGAGACCTGTTGCTTGTTCCATATTCATCAAATGTCATCACTGTTATCCAGTGGCCTCCTTTTCTGCTTGCTAGTAAG ATTCCCATAGCCTTAGACATGGCAAAAGATttcaaaggaaatgatgatgatttGTTTAAGAAGATCAAGAGTGATGATTACATGATTTCAGCAGTTATTGAATGCTATGAGACACTCAGAGACATTATATCTGGCCTTCTGGAAGATGAAAGAGATAATAT GATTCTGGAGGAGATATGTCGTCAAATAGATAGTAGTATAAAGGACAAGAAActtttatccaattttaaaatgagcGAGCTGCCTCAACTAAGTGAGAAGTTGGAGAAATTTCTAAAGCTATTG CAAGCTGACGAGGAAAAAATATCTGAAGCTCAAATAATCAATGTCCTACAGGATATTATGGAGATAATCACACGGGATATCATGGCCACTGAAAATCA AGTCCTGGAAACAGCTCACCATGGTTCAAAAGAAGAGCAGAGGTTTGAAAAGCTTGACATCGACCGGATGCTGGAAAAATCGTGCAGGGACAAG GTTCGTAGGCTCTATTTGCTATTGACTGTCAAGGAATCTGCCATAAATGTGCCTCAGAACTTGGAGGCTCGCCGCCGCATAACTTTCTTTGCAAACTCCTTGTTTATGACCATGCCAAGTGCTCCGAAAGTCCGTAAGATGATGCCCTTTAG TGTTTTAACTCCATATTACAAAGAAGAGGTCCTTTATTCTGAAGAAGCACTAAAGGAGGAAAATGAGGATGGGATATCAGTTTTGTTCTACCTACAAAAAATATATCCTG ATGAATGGATAAATCTCCAAGAACGCATTGGAGATACCATAAGAGAAGATACCATAAGAAAAGATCGTGAAGATCGTGAAAATCTCCAAGAACGCATAGAAGATACCATAAGAAAAGATCGTGAAGATCGTGAGAAAGCAAAGATGGATTTAATTTGTGAATGGGTATCTTACAGAGGGCAGACACTTGCTAGAACAG TGAGAGGGATGATGTACTACAGAAAAGCTCTTGAACTTCAATGCTTCCTGGATTCTGCAGGAGATAATG ATATTTATGGTGGCTACCAAAGCTCAGATTTAAGTGAAAGGACTAAGAAGGCTTTAAATGATCGTACACTAGCCCTGGCTGATTTGAAGTTTACCTATGTTGTCTCTTGTCAGGTTTACGGGAATCAGAAAAAATCTGATGATCCTAAGGATAAAAGCTGTTACAGTAACATTCTTAATCTAATGTTAAA TTATCCATCTCTGCGCGTTGCTTACATAGATGAAGGAGAAGAGAAAGTGAATGGAAAAACTCAAAAGCTGTATTTCTCTGTTCTTGTCAAGGGAGGTGAAAAGTATGATGAG GAAGTATACCGCATCAAGCTTCCAGGGCGCCCAGTAGATATTGGTGAAGGGAAACCTGAAAATCAAAATCATGCCATTATCTTTACTCGTGGAGAAGCGCTGCAAACAATAGACATGAATCAG GATAATTACTTTGAAGAAGCTTTCAAAATGAGGAATGTATTGGAGGAATTCCTGAAACGTCGCCGTAGCCAGCGGCAGCCAACAATATTAGGTCTAAGGGAGCATATATTCACTGGAAG TGTGTCATCACTAGCATGGTTCATGTCCAATCAGGAGACGAGTTTTGTAACTATTGGGCAACGAATCTTGGCAAATCCTCTTAG GGTGAGGTTTCACTATGGTCATCCTGATATATTTGACAGAATCTTCCACATAACAAGAGGTGGAATAAGCAAGGCTTCAAAAGTAATTAACTTGAGTGAAGATATATTTGCAG GATATAATTCAACTCTGCGTGGGGGATTTATAACCCATCATGAGTACATCCAAGTTGGTAAGGGACGTGATGTGGGAATGAATCAAATATCCCTTTTTGAGGCAAAGGTTGCAAATGGAAATGGAGAGCAGACACTTAGCCGTGATGTTTATCGTCTTGGGCGTCGATTTGACTTCTATAGGATGTTGTCATTCTACTTTACAACAGTTGGTTTCTATTTTAGTAGTATG GTGACCGTGCTTACTgtatatgtgtttttatatggacgtttgTACATGGTTATGAGTGGTTTGGaaaaagagattcttgagaaCACAAGCATACGGCAGAGCAAGGCTCTTGAAGAGGCTTTGGCTACCCAATCTGTTTTTCAATTGGGCTTACTGCTAGTTCTGCCCATGGTCATGGAAATTGGCCTGGAAAAAGGATTTCGTACTGCCCTTGGTGATTTTATCATCATGCAGCTACAGCTGGCATCTGTATTCTTTACATTTCAGCTTGGAACAAAAGCACATTATTATGGAAGAACAATCTTGCATGGAGGTTCCAAGTATCGTGCTACAGGCCGTGgatttgttgtttttcatgCCAAGTTTGCTGACAACTACAGGATGTACTCCCGAAGTCACTTTGTGAAGGGGTTGGAGCTTTTTATTCTATTGGTTGTCTATGAAGTTTATGGGGAATCATATCGAAGTTCAAGTCTTTATTTGTTTATCACTTTCTCGATGTGGTTTCTTGTGGCTTCTTGGTTGTTTGCTCCTTTCTTGTTCAATCCATCTGGTTTTGACTGGCAAAAGACAGTAGATGATTGGACAGACTGGAAGAGGTGGATGGGAAATCGTGGTGGTATTGGGATTGCACCTGATAAAAGTTGGGAATCATGGTGGAATGAAGAACAGGAGCACCTCAAACACACAAATATCAGGGGGAGATTGCTGGAGATGATACTTGCATTTCGCTTCTTTGTTTACCAGTATGGAATTGTCTACCACCTTGATATAGCTCATCACAGCAAGAGCATACTG GTTTACGCACTTTCTTGGTTAGTTATGGTGACCGCTCTTCTTGTCTTAAAG ATGGTATCAATGGGTAGGCGAAGATTTGGAACCGACTTTCAGCTCATGTTCAGGATTCTCAAAGCCCTTCTTTTCCTTGGCTTCATATCAGTCATGACTGTCTTATTTGTTGTATGTGGACTCACCGTGTCAGATTTATTTGCTGCGATCCTTGCCTTCACGCCCACAGGATGGGCCCTTGTTCTT
- the LOC122304140 gene encoding callose synthase 7-like isoform X1: MASSSGTKKTTSRRMSRQQTRSVEGPNEDDSEVVPSSLSSIVPILRVAKEIETDNPRVAYLCRFLAFEKTHMMDPTSTGRGVRQFKTYLLHKVEREDAETKGKLAPPGQDPKEVRLYYQQFYEKNIRGRDYTKKPEEMSKIFQIADVLHEVLKTVLPHGKLDPEMEIYVKDVERIRQQYERYPVGVNPSTMELPEVKAVVEALRNVADLPRLPSTSSLPSGSSVTATERVKSSFDILDWLSSVFGFQKGNVANQREHLTLLLANIEIRNQETENTTELGGATVMELKGKLFKNYISWCNYLHRKPKFGSSPGFGRQQLDLIYIGLYLLIWGEASNIRFMPECLCYIFHNMANELNEILHISVSAVSGATYQRTTRDEEYFLREIISPIYQVLLKEVKRNKGGKESHSVWRNYDDLNEYFWSDRCFRLKWPMDLKADFFRHSDTTKPANMRFNQTVDGKRKPKTNFVEVRTFLHLYRSFDRMWIFLILAFQVMVIVGWSPSGSLAALFDADVFRSVLSIFITSAFLNLLQATLDIIFSWNAWKSLKFSQIIRYLLKFAIAAAWAVVLPIGYSSSVQNPTGLVKFFSSWAGDWRNQSFYNYAVALYLVPNILAAILFLLPPLRRTMERSNWRIITLLMWWAQPKLYVGRGMHEDMFSLLKYTLFWILLLISKLAFSYYVEVLPLVGPTKLIMEIPISNYQWHEFFPNVTHNIGVVIAIWAPIVLVYFMDAQIWYAIFSTLFGGIHGAFSHLGEIRTLGMLRSRFAAVPSAFCERLVPLLNKEKKGNYLDPTQERKNIASFSQVWNGFINSMREEDLISNRDRDLLLVPYSSNVITVIQWPPFLLASKIPIALDMAKDFKGNDDDLFKKIKSDDYMISAVIECYETLRDIISGLLEDERDNMILEEICRQIDSSIKDKKLLSNFKMSELPQLSEKLEKFLKLLQADEEKISEAQIINVLQDIMEIITRDIMATENQVLETAHHGSKEEQRFEKLDIDRMLEKSCRDKVRRLYLLLTVKESAINVPQNLEARRRITFFANSLFMTMPSAPKVRKMMPFSVLTPYYKEEVLYSEEALKEENEDGISVLFYLQKIYPDEWINLQERIGDTIREDTIRKDREDRENLQERIEDTIRKDREDREKAKMDLICEWVSYRGQTLARTVRGMMYYRKALELQCFLDSAGDNDIYGGYQSSDLSERTKKALNDRTLALADLKFTYVVSCQVYGNQKKSDDPKDKSCYSNILNLMLNYPSLRVAYIDEGEEKVNGKTQKLYFSVLVKGGEKYDEEVYRIKLPGRPVDIGEGKPENQNHAIIFTRGEALQTIDMNQDNYFEEAFKMRNVLEEFLKRRRSQRQPTILGLREHIFTGSVSSLAWFMSNQETSFVTIGQRILANPLRVRFHYGHPDIFDRIFHITRGGISKASKVINLSEDIFAGYNSTLRGGFITHHEYIQVGKGRDVGMNQISLFEAKVANGNGEQTLSRDVYRLGRRFDFYRMLSFYFTTVGFYFSSMVTVLTVYVFLYGRLYMVMSGLEKEILENTSIRQSKALEEALATQSVFQLGLLLVLPMVMEIGLEKGFRTALGDFIIMQLQLASVFFTFQLGTKAHYYGRTILHGGSKYRATGRGFVVFHAKFADNYRMYSRSHFVKGLELFILLVVYEVYGESYRSSSLYLFITFSMWFLVASWLFAPFLFNPSGFDWQKTVDDWTDWKRWMGNRGGIGIAPDKSWESWWNEEQEHLKHTNIRGRLLEMILAFRFFVYQYGIVYHLDIAHHSKSILVYALSWLVMVTALLVLKMVSMGRRRFGTDFQLMFRILKALLFLGFISVMTVLFVVCGLTVSDLFAAILAFTPTGWALVLIGQACRTLLNRVGFWESVKELARGYEYIMGLIIFMPTAILSWFPFVSEFQTRLLFNQAFSRGLQISMILAGRKDKTH, translated from the exons ATGGCTAGCTCCAGTGGGACGAAGAAGACGACTTCTCGTCGAATGAGTCGGCAACAGACTCGATCGGTCGAGGGGCCGAACGAGGACGACAGTGAGGTGGTGCCCTCTTCCCTCTCCTCCATCGTGCCCATTCTCCGCGTGGCCAAGGAGATTGAGACCGACAACCCGAGAGTTGCCTATCTCT GCCGCTTCCTTGCATTTGAGAAGACACATATGATGGATCCGACATCAACTGGACGTGGTGTTCGTCAATTCAAGACGTATCTGTTGCATAAAGTTGAAAGG GAAGATGCAGAGACAAAGGGGAAGCTTGCACCTCCTGGACAGGATCCAAAAGAGGTTCGGTTGTATTACCAGCAATTCTATGAGAAAAATATCAGAggaagagattatacaaaaaaaCC GGAGGAGATGTCAAAGATTTTCCAGATTGCAGATGTATTACATGAAGTACTGAAGACAGTTTTGCCTCATGGGAAACTTGATCCTGag ATGGAAATATATGTCAAAGATGTTGAGAGGATAAGACAACAGTATGAACGCTATCCAGTTGGGGTTAACCCATCAACTATGGAACTTCCTGAG GTCAAAGCAGTAGTTGAAGCCCTACGTAATGTGGCTGATCTGCCGAGATTACCATCAACTTCCAGCCTTCCAAGTGGCAGTTCAGTAACGGCTACAGAGAGGGTTAAATCTAGCTTTGATATACTTGATTGGCTTTCGTCTGTGTTTGGGTTTCAG AAAGGGAATGTAGCAAATCAGAGGGAGCACCTAACATTGCTACTTGCCAATATTGAGATAAGGAATCAGGAAACTGAAAATACTACTGAG CTGGGTGGTGCCACTGTAATGGAGTTAAAGGGTAAACTTTTTAAGAATTATATCTCATGGTGTAACTATCTGCACCGTAAACCAAAGTTTGG GTCTTCTCCAGGTTTTGGCAGACAACAGTTAGATCTTATTTACATTGGACTTTATCTTCTTATATGGGGTGAAGCTTCAAATATCCGATTCATGCCTGAATGCCTTTGCTACATTTTCCATAAT ATGGCCAATGAACTCAATGAGATCCTGCATATAAGCGTCAGCGCTGTCAGTGGAGCCACATACCAAAGAACAACACGTGatgaagaatattttttgaggGAAATCATAAGCCCTATCTACCAAGTCCTGCTTAAG GAAGTTAAGAGAAACAAAGGAGGCAAGGAAAGCCATTCAGTATGGAGAAATTATGATGATCTAAACGAGTACTTCTG GTCTGACAGATGTTTCAGACTGAAGTGGCCAATGGACCTCAAAGCAGACTTTTTTCGGCATTCCGATACGACAAAACCTGCAAACATG AGATTTAATCAAACTGTTGATGGAAAGAGGAAGCCGAAAACAAATTTTGTGGAAGTCCGTACTTTTTTGCACCTTTACAGAAGTTTTGATCGAATGTGGATATTTCTTATTTTGGCTTTCCAG GTAATGGTAATTGTTGGCTGGAGTCCTTCGGGATCTCTTGCTGCTCTATTTGATGCAGATGTCTTCAGAAGTGTTTTGAGCATATTCATTACTTCTGCTTTTCTTAATCTTCTGCAAG CCACTCTGGATATAATTTTTAGTTGGAATgcttggaagagtttgaaattcAGCCAAATAATACGATATCTTCTGAAGTTTGCAATAGCGGCTGCGTGGGCTGTGGTTCTGCCAATTGGTTATTCCAGTTCAGTGCAGAACCCAACAGGATTGGTGAAGTTCTTCAGTAGCTGGGCTGGGGATTGGAGGAATCagtcattttataattatgctGTTGCACTTTATTTGGTGCCCAATATACTTGCTGCTATACTGTTTTTACTTCCACCTTTACGGAGAACCATGGAACGTTCAAACTGGCGAATTATCACTCTTCTTATGTGGTGGGCTCAG CCCAAACTTTATGTGGGAAGAGGCATGCACGAGGACATGTTTTCACTGCTTAA ATATACACTGTTTTGGATTCTGTTGCTAATCAGCAAGCTAGCATTTAGCTACTATGTCgag GTACTGCCACTAGTTGGACCAACAAAGTTGATTATGGAGATTCCAATCAGTAACTATCAGTGGCATGAGTTCTTTCCAAATG TAACACATAATATCGGCGTTGTTATTGCGATATGGGCTCCAATTGTCCTT GTTTATTTTATGGATGCGCAAATATGGTATGCCATATTTTCTACTCTATTTGGTGGGATTCATGGAGCCTTCAGCCATTTGGGTGAG ATACGGACACTTGGAATGTTACGATCCAGATTTGCAGCTGTACCCTCAGCTTTCTGTGAACGTCTTGTGCCATTactaaataaggaaaaaaaagggaattacttg GATCCAACGCAAGAACGGAAGAACATTGCTAGTTTTTCTCAGGTGTGGAATGGGTTCATAAATTCCATGCGCGAGGAAGACCTGATTAGCAATAG GGACAGAGACCTGTTGCTTGTTCCATATTCATCAAATGTCATCACTGTTATCCAGTGGCCTCCTTTTCTGCTTGCTAGTAAG ATTCCCATAGCCTTAGACATGGCAAAAGATttcaaaggaaatgatgatgatttGTTTAAGAAGATCAAGAGTGATGATTACATGATTTCAGCAGTTATTGAATGCTATGAGACACTCAGAGACATTATATCTGGCCTTCTGGAAGATGAAAGAGATAATAT GATTCTGGAGGAGATATGTCGTCAAATAGATAGTAGTATAAAGGACAAGAAActtttatccaattttaaaatgagcGAGCTGCCTCAACTAAGTGAGAAGTTGGAGAAATTTCTAAAGCTATTG CAAGCTGACGAGGAAAAAATATCTGAAGCTCAAATAATCAATGTCCTACAGGATATTATGGAGATAATCACACGGGATATCATGGCCACTGAAAATCA AGTCCTGGAAACAGCTCACCATGGTTCAAAAGAAGAGCAGAGGTTTGAAAAGCTTGACATCGACCGGATGCTGGAAAAATCGTGCAGGGACAAG GTTCGTAGGCTCTATTTGCTATTGACTGTCAAGGAATCTGCCATAAATGTGCCTCAGAACTTGGAGGCTCGCCGCCGCATAACTTTCTTTGCAAACTCCTTGTTTATGACCATGCCAAGTGCTCCGAAAGTCCGTAAGATGATGCCCTTTAG TGTTTTAACTCCATATTACAAAGAAGAGGTCCTTTATTCTGAAGAAGCACTAAAGGAGGAAAATGAGGATGGGATATCAGTTTTGTTCTACCTACAAAAAATATATCCTG ATGAATGGATAAATCTCCAAGAACGCATTGGAGATACCATAAGAGAAGATACCATAAGAAAAGATCGTGAAGATCGTGAAAATCTCCAAGAACGCATAGAAGATACCATAAGAAAAGATCGTGAAGATCGTGAGAAAGCAAAGATGGATTTAATTTGTGAATGGGTATCTTACAGAGGGCAGACACTTGCTAGAACAG TGAGAGGGATGATGTACTACAGAAAAGCTCTTGAACTTCAATGCTTCCTGGATTCTGCAGGAGATAATG ATATTTATGGTGGCTACCAAAGCTCAGATTTAAGTGAAAGGACTAAGAAGGCTTTAAATGATCGTACACTAGCCCTGGCTGATTTGAAGTTTACCTATGTTGTCTCTTGTCAGGTTTACGGGAATCAGAAAAAATCTGATGATCCTAAGGATAAAAGCTGTTACAGTAACATTCTTAATCTAATGTTAAA TTATCCATCTCTGCGCGTTGCTTACATAGATGAAGGAGAAGAGAAAGTGAATGGAAAAACTCAAAAGCTGTATTTCTCTGTTCTTGTCAAGGGAGGTGAAAAGTATGATGAG GAAGTATACCGCATCAAGCTTCCAGGGCGCCCAGTAGATATTGGTGAAGGGAAACCTGAAAATCAAAATCATGCCATTATCTTTACTCGTGGAGAAGCGCTGCAAACAATAGACATGAATCAG GATAATTACTTTGAAGAAGCTTTCAAAATGAGGAATGTATTGGAGGAATTCCTGAAACGTCGCCGTAGCCAGCGGCAGCCAACAATATTAGGTCTAAGGGAGCATATATTCACTGGAAG TGTGTCATCACTAGCATGGTTCATGTCCAATCAGGAGACGAGTTTTGTAACTATTGGGCAACGAATCTTGGCAAATCCTCTTAG GGTGAGGTTTCACTATGGTCATCCTGATATATTTGACAGAATCTTCCACATAACAAGAGGTGGAATAAGCAAGGCTTCAAAAGTAATTAACTTGAGTGAAGATATATTTGCAG GATATAATTCAACTCTGCGTGGGGGATTTATAACCCATCATGAGTACATCCAAGTTGGTAAGGGACGTGATGTGGGAATGAATCAAATATCCCTTTTTGAGGCAAAGGTTGCAAATGGAAATGGAGAGCAGACACTTAGCCGTGATGTTTATCGTCTTGGGCGTCGATTTGACTTCTATAGGATGTTGTCATTCTACTTTACAACAGTTGGTTTCTATTTTAGTAGTATG GTGACCGTGCTTACTgtatatgtgtttttatatggacgtttgTACATGGTTATGAGTGGTTTGGaaaaagagattcttgagaaCACAAGCATACGGCAGAGCAAGGCTCTTGAAGAGGCTTTGGCTACCCAATCTGTTTTTCAATTGGGCTTACTGCTAGTTCTGCCCATGGTCATGGAAATTGGCCTGGAAAAAGGATTTCGTACTGCCCTTGGTGATTTTATCATCATGCAGCTACAGCTGGCATCTGTATTCTTTACATTTCAGCTTGGAACAAAAGCACATTATTATGGAAGAACAATCTTGCATGGAGGTTCCAAGTATCGTGCTACAGGCCGTGgatttgttgtttttcatgCCAAGTTTGCTGACAACTACAGGATGTACTCCCGAAGTCACTTTGTGAAGGGGTTGGAGCTTTTTATTCTATTGGTTGTCTATGAAGTTTATGGGGAATCATATCGAAGTTCAAGTCTTTATTTGTTTATCACTTTCTCGATGTGGTTTCTTGTGGCTTCTTGGTTGTTTGCTCCTTTCTTGTTCAATCCATCTGGTTTTGACTGGCAAAAGACAGTAGATGATTGGACAGACTGGAAGAGGTGGATGGGAAATCGTGGTGGTATTGGGATTGCACCTGATAAAAGTTGGGAATCATGGTGGAATGAAGAACAGGAGCACCTCAAACACACAAATATCAGGGGGAGATTGCTGGAGATGATACTTGCATTTCGCTTCTTTGTTTACCAGTATGGAATTGTCTACCACCTTGATATAGCTCATCACAGCAAGAGCATACTG GTTTACGCACTTTCTTGGTTAGTTATGGTGACCGCTCTTCTTGTCTTAAAG ATGGTATCAATGGGTAGGCGAAGATTTGGAACCGACTTTCAGCTCATGTTCAGGATTCTCAAAGCCCTTCTTTTCCTTGGCTTCATATCAGTCATGACTGTCTTATTTGTTGTATGTGGACTCACCGTGTCAGATTTATTTGCTGCGATCCTTGCCTTCACGCCCACAGGATGGGCCCTTGTTCTT